The following are from one region of the Ruficoccus sp. ZRK36 genome:
- the murA gene encoding UDP-N-acetylglucosamine 1-carboxyvinyltransferase has product MDVVRIRGGQRLAGTVEIGGAKNACLPIFAACLLTAEPVTIRNVPDLSDLRFMAEILERLGATVERLDPHTWRITAAQVATRAPYDLVRKMRASVCLMGPMVARMKRAEVSLPGGCVIGPRPIDLHIKGLSKLNCGVQIENGYVKLDGSNLRGGEVFLGGRHGSTVTGTANILMAAVLTPGHTRIDSAACEPEVVDLCRLLNQMGAKITGIGSHALHVEGVDALHGTDYSVLSDRIEAGTYLLAGAVTHSDITVKGAQAEHLAAFLDKLSEAGLVFEIIDANTIRVRGDKSELRPVDVITLPHPGFPTDLQAQTCTLLALIPGLSIVTERVYPNRFMHVPELGRMGADISIEGPSAVIKGGLPLSGAPVMASDLRASAALILAGLAASGETWVQRIYHLDRGYEKFDEKLAALGADVARLSDTEMPKDLSVEM; this is encoded by the coding sequence ATGGACGTCGTCCGCATCAGAGGTGGTCAGCGCCTCGCCGGTACTGTTGAGATCGGCGGGGCGAAGAACGCCTGCCTGCCCATTTTCGCAGCCTGCCTGCTCACGGCAGAGCCCGTCACCATCCGCAATGTCCCCGACCTGAGCGATCTGCGCTTCATGGCGGAGATACTGGAGCGGCTCGGGGCTACCGTTGAGCGGCTCGACCCGCACACCTGGCGCATCACAGCAGCCCAGGTCGCGACCCGTGCGCCCTATGATCTGGTCCGCAAGATGCGCGCCTCCGTCTGCCTGATGGGCCCGATGGTCGCCCGTATGAAGCGCGCGGAGGTCTCCCTCCCCGGCGGCTGCGTGATCGGCCCGCGTCCGATCGACCTGCACATCAAGGGCCTCTCCAAGCTCAACTGCGGCGTCCAGATCGAGAACGGCTACGTCAAACTCGACGGCTCCAACCTGCGCGGCGGAGAAGTCTTTCTCGGTGGTCGCCACGGCAGCACCGTCACCGGCACCGCCAACATCCTGATGGCCGCCGTCCTCACACCCGGCCACACGCGCATCGACAGTGCCGCCTGCGAGCCGGAGGTCGTCGACCTCTGCCGTCTGCTCAATCAGATGGGCGCGAAGATCACCGGTATCGGCAGCCACGCCCTGCACGTCGAGGGGGTGGATGCGCTTCATGGTACCGATTACAGTGTGCTCTCCGACCGCATCGAGGCGGGCACCTACCTGCTGGCCGGAGCCGTCACCCACAGCGACATCACGGTCAAAGGCGCTCAGGCCGAGCACCTGGCAGCCTTTTTGGACAAACTTTCCGAGGCCGGTCTGGTCTTCGAGATCATCGACGCGAACACCATCCGCGTGCGCGGCGATAAATCCGAACTGCGTCCGGTGGACGTCATCACCCTGCCCCATCCGGGCTTCCCGACGGACCTGCAGGCGCAGACCTGCACCCTGCTCGCGCTCATCCCGGGCCTGAGCATCGTGACCGAGCGCGTTTACCCAAACCGCTTCATGCACGTGCCCGAGCTGGGTCGCATGGGTGCTGATATTTCCATCGAGGGCCCCAGCGCCGTGATCAAGGGCGGCCTGCCGCTCTCCGGCGCTCCCGTGATGGCCAGCGACCTGCGCGCCAGCGCTGCGCTCATCCTTGCCGGTCTGGCTGCCAGTGGAGAAACCTGGGTCCAGCGCATCTACCACCTCGACCGCGGCTACGAAAAGTTCGACGAGAAGCTCGCCGCCCTCGGCGCCGATGTCGCGCGCCTCTCCGACACAGAGATGCCCAAAGACCTCTCGGTCGAAATGTAG